The Candidatus Firestonebacteria bacterium RIFOXYD2_FULL_39_29 genome includes a region encoding these proteins:
- a CDS encoding DNA-binding response regulator, which translates to MRILVIEDEKKIANIIKKVLKKSKYAVDVATTASEAIYLSDVNTYDLLIMDIMLPDKDGFTLCREIRQKKMDVPILMLTARNNAKDKITGLDSGADDYLTKPFSIGELLARIRALLRRKSRQKTNVLSIGTLELDQLSHKVKCSGEEVVLSNKEYMILEFLMLNVNQVITRSMISEHVWSEEFDSFSNVIDVHVNYLRNKIDKGRKVKLIHTIRGVGYVLKGKINEI; encoded by the coding sequence ATGCGTATACTTGTTATAGAGGATGAAAAGAAGATAGCTAATATCATAAAAAAAGTATTAAAAAAAAGTAAATATGCGGTTGATGTTGCCACCACCGCGTCAGAAGCTATATATCTAAGTGACGTTAATACCTATGATTTATTAATAATGGACATAATGTTGCCGGACAAAGATGGCTTTACGTTGTGCAGGGAAATTCGCCAAAAAAAGATGGATGTTCCTATTCTTATGCTTACAGCAAGAAATAATGCTAAAGACAAAATAACCGGATTAGATTCCGGGGCCGATGATTACCTGACTAAACCTTTTTCAATCGGTGAGTTGCTGGCGCGAATTCGTGCTTTGTTAAGAAGAAAAAGCAGGCAAAAAACGAATGTATTAAGTATAGGAACTTTAGAACTCGATCAGCTTTCTCATAAAGTAAAATGCTCAGGTGAGGAAGTAGTACTTTCAAACAAGGAATATATGATATTAGAATTCTTAATGCTCAATGTTAATCAGGTTATTACAAGAAGCATGATTTCTGAGCATGTCTGGAGTGAAGAGTTTGACAGTTTTTCTAATGTAATTGATGTTCATGTAAACTATTTGCGTAATAAGATTGATAAAGGTCGGAAAGTGAAACTGATACATACTATCAGGGGTGTCGGGTATGTACTGAAGGGCAAGATAAATGAAATTTAA
- a CDS encoding NADP transhydrogenase subunit alpha, whose protein sequence is MNEASEIKLKQLIKQTAEKGKAITFCILGAGHGGMAMAGHLSIMGFPVRLYNRTDEKLNAVRWHGGIRVEGEIEGFGKIDKATANIEEAITGADVLMVVTPSTAHKDIAELCAPYLKEGQIIVLNPGRTGGALEFKKTLKDKKAEEMVIVSETQTFIYASRAVSGSEANIFRIKNAVALATLPAHWISETLNVIRQAFPQFVAGDNVLKTSLDNIGAVFHPALTIMNAGRIENTRGRFEYYLDGVTPSVAKILEAIDKERVAVAEKLGIRLLSAREWLYLTYDSPGKNLYEAIQESSGYKGINAPSNINHRYIFEDVPMSLVPLYSIGQMLGINMPTIKSIIDFACIMHDKDYFKIGRTVESLGLSGMSVKDIRQLVVGIEKV, encoded by the coding sequence ATGAATGAAGCGTCAGAGATAAAGCTTAAACAATTAATAAAACAAACGGCCGAAAAAGGCAAAGCCATTACCTTTTGTATTTTGGGAGCAGGGCATGGAGGGATGGCAATGGCAGGTCACCTTTCTATAATGGGATTTCCGGTCAGATTGTACAATAGAACCGATGAAAAACTTAATGCGGTTAGATGGCATGGTGGAATAAGGGTTGAAGGGGAAATTGAAGGATTTGGAAAGATAGATAAGGCAACGGCTAATATCGAAGAAGCAATAACAGGCGCTGATGTACTCATGGTTGTTACACCTTCTACAGCTCATAAAGATATAGCTGAACTTTGTGCGCCTTATTTAAAAGAGGGTCAGATTATTGTGCTTAATCCCGGGCGTACCGGTGGAGCTTTGGAGTTCAAAAAAACACTCAAAGATAAGAAGGCAGAAGAGATGGTAATTGTCTCAGAAACACAGACATTTATTTATGCCTCAAGAGCCGTATCCGGTTCGGAGGCAAATATTTTCAGGATAAAGAATGCCGTAGCCCTTGCAACACTTCCTGCGCATTGGATTTCTGAAACCCTGAATGTTATCAGGCAAGCCTTTCCTCAATTCGTTGCCGGAGATAATGTTTTAAAGACAAGTCTGGATAACATCGGCGCCGTATTTCATCCGGCATTAACAATTATGAATGCAGGCAGGATAGAGAATACCCGCGGACGTTTTGAGTATTACCTGGATGGAGTAACACCCTCGGTGGCAAAAATCCTTGAAGCGATAGATAAAGAAAGGGTTGCAGTTGCCGAAAAACTGGGAATCAGGCTCTTAAGCGCAAGAGAATGGCTTTATCTTACTTATGATTCCCCCGGAAAGAATCTTTACGAAGCAATACAGGAGAGCAGCGGGTATAAAGGAATAAATGCGCCTTCCAATATCAATCACAGGTATATTTTTGAAGATGTGCCGATGAGTCTGGTGCCTCTTTATTCCATAGGTCAGATGCTGGGCATTAATATGCCGACTATCAAATCAATTATAGATTTTGCATGTATAATGCATGATAAAGATTATTTTAAGATTGGCAGAACTGTAGAAAGTCTCGGTCTTTCAGGGATGTCAGTCAAGGACATAAGACAATTAGTAGTAGGTATTGAAAAGGTATAG
- a CDS encoding asparagine synthase (glutamine-hydrolyzing): protein MCGIVVVEGKCLPGEMEKMLLSIKYRGPDDTGTYIKDNIALGQVRLSIIDVKGGHQPIFNEDLTKCIVFNGEIYNHKELRAKLKNKHVFSTKTDTEVILHLYEEEGPDCIKKLDGMFAFAIYDNGKLFIGRDRIGIKPLYFGVKKETIYFASEIKALLDCERVSVFLPGYYYISKEGFTKYYELPDKVSISADIKVITAMVERLLEKAVQKRLMSDVPIGVFLSGGVDSSIIAALMKKSIEDLNSFTVGMKGSDDLYYSKLVADNLKTKHNEFIYTWEDMLKVLPEVIYHLESFDAPLVRSAIPSYFLAKLAGEQVKVVLAGEGADELFSGYKYLGKIAEKKDLDLELRKITGNLHQTNLQRVDRMTMAHSVEGRVPFLDSEFLSYVISIPVELKQRHDKQEKWILREAFNEYLPIIITNRPKQKFSDGAGSMELLKEYAEKKITDSDFKKENNSRVRTKEELLYYRIFKERFPDKVMQCFGKTEVF, encoded by the coding sequence ATGTGTGGAATAGTAGTAGTTGAAGGGAAGTGTTTACCGGGCGAAATGGAAAAGATGCTCCTTTCTATTAAATATAGAGGTCCTGATGATACCGGAACTTATATTAAGGATAATATAGCGTTGGGGCAGGTTAGACTTTCAATAATAGATGTTAAAGGCGGACACCAGCCGATTTTTAATGAAGATCTAACGAAGTGTATAGTATTTAACGGAGAGATATATAATCATAAAGAGTTGAGAGCAAAACTGAAAAATAAACATGTCTTTAGCACAAAGACAGATACTGAAGTTATTCTGCATCTATACGAAGAGGAAGGTCCGGATTGCATTAAAAAGTTGGACGGGATGTTTGCATTTGCCATATATGATAATGGTAAGCTGTTTATTGGAAGGGATAGGATAGGCATTAAGCCTTTATATTTCGGAGTAAAAAAAGAAACGATATATTTTGCTTCGGAGATAAAAGCATTGCTGGATTGCGAAAGGGTATCCGTATTTTTGCCGGGTTACTATTATATTTCGAAAGAGGGTTTTACAAAATACTATGAACTCCCTGATAAAGTTTCTATAAGTGCTGATATTAAAGTTATAACGGCGATGGTGGAGCGATTGCTGGAGAAAGCTGTTCAAAAGCGCTTAATGTCAGATGTTCCAATAGGTGTTTTTTTAAGTGGAGGTGTTGACAGTAGTATTATCGCAGCTCTTATGAAAAAAAGCATCGAGGATCTCAATTCGTTTACCGTGGGAATGAAAGGCTCAGACGATTTATACTACTCAAAATTAGTTGCAGATAATCTTAAAACAAAGCATAATGAGTTTATCTATACATGGGAAGATATGCTTAAAGTACTTCCTGAAGTAATATATCATCTGGAATCGTTTGATGCCCCTCTGGTTCGGAGCGCGATACCGTCTTATTTTCTTGCTAAACTGGCAGGTGAACAGGTGAAAGTTGTATTGGCAGGTGAGGGTGCTGATGAATTGTTCAGCGGGTATAAATATCTGGGAAAAATAGCCGAGAAGAAGGATTTAGATCTGGAATTGCGAAAAATAACCGGAAATTTACACCAGACAAATCTTCAAAGAGTTGACAGAATGACAATGGCACATTCTGTTGAAGGAAGAGTTCCGTTTCTGGATTCTGAATTTCTGTCTTATGTTATAAGTATTCCTGTGGAACTTAAGCAGCGGCATGACAAACAAGAAAAGTGGATACTGCGAGAAGCCTTCAATGAATATCTGCCTATAATTATAACAAACCGCCCAAAACAGAAGTTTTCGGACGGGGCGGGATCAATGGAACTATTAAAAGAATATGCCGAGAAGAAGATAACGGATTCCGATTTTAAAAAGGAAAATAATAGTAGAGTGAGAACGAAAGAAGAACTTTTGTATTATCGGATATTCAAAGAGAGATTCCCGGATAAGGTGATGCAATGCTTTGGTAAAACAGAGGTGTTCTAA